A genomic region of Chryseobacterium sp. KACC 21268 contains the following coding sequences:
- a CDS encoding response regulator transcription factor, with translation MNRKKILLIDDEQDILEIISYNLEKEGYQVFTAGNGNEGIAKAKEILPDLILLDVMMPEKDGIETCQDLRKVKELQKTLIVFLSARSEEFSQLAGYQAGANDYIVKLIKPKVLISKVAALLQLGANSQENSNYIEIGDLIIDKDNFKVSKAKEEFLLPKKEFDLLYLLASNTEKVFKREEILERVWGNDVIVGERTIDVHIRRLREKLGINTIQTLKGIGYKLVV, from the coding sequence ATGAATCGTAAAAAAATCCTTTTAATTGATGATGAACAGGACATCTTGGAAATCATCTCTTATAATTTGGAAAAAGAAGGCTATCAGGTTTTCACTGCTGGTAACGGAAATGAAGGAATCGCAAAAGCAAAAGAGATTTTGCCGGATCTCATTCTACTAGACGTTATGATGCCCGAAAAAGACGGCATCGAGACCTGCCAGGATCTTAGAAAGGTCAAAGAACTTCAAAAAACATTGATTGTATTCTTGTCTGCAAGAAGCGAGGAATTTTCTCAACTAGCTGGCTATCAAGCCGGAGCAAATGATTACATTGTCAAATTGATCAAACCAAAAGTTCTGATCTCCAAAGTAGCTGCTTTATTACAGCTAGGCGCCAACTCTCAGGAGAACTCCAACTACATCGAAATCGGCGACCTCATCATCGACAAAGACAACTTCAAAGTTTCCAAAGCGAAAGAAGAGTTTTTGCTCCCTAAAAAGGAATTTGACCTGCTTTACCTTTTAGCTTCCAACACAGAAAAGGTATTCAAAAGAGAAGAGATCTTGGAACGCGTTTGGGGCAACGATGTGATTGTAGGAGAAAGAACAATCGATGTACACATCCGTAGATTGAGAGAGAAACTTGGGATCAACACGATCCAGACACTCAAAGGAATTGGTTATAAATTAGTAGTATAA